Proteins from one Nicotiana tabacum cultivar K326 chromosome 23, ASM71507v2, whole genome shotgun sequence genomic window:
- the LOC107788400 gene encoding putative N(6)-adenosine-methyltransferase MT-A70-like: METHSDGTDEIAAVKELRQQHETRIQTLHNAQLELIASLQTLVPDIVSSLDLSLKTISSFNGKPFTPLPNPLPNTPNPNPNLLVPPKINPNSSSGAPAKPISEASGSVNERDKMVIDECGGPLSVVRAMVAVCLLERVPFTAIDSSTLLRKLENDQSHTAAEKAAIRELGGESGPIMAVEMALKLMAEDNACVELENFVVSGKSRVMVLNIDRTRLLKELPESKQNEGSSVSGGNRNNNNNNQEMVKRGSDNGGFMGMGRAMSEMWEHSHMQGMTAMFPGNMGPRGGHRGMVGMMGMPRGVGVPPPMPRPPMGPNGGFVGGGNSIALKPRTEEDDMKDLENMLNKKSFKEMQKSKTGEELLDLIHRPTAKESAVAARFKSKGGSQVKEYCSALTKEDCRRQSGSYIACDKVHFRRIIAVHTDVNLGDCSFLDTCRHMKTCKYVHYELDSTPDVSPLMMGAATLPPPKPLKPQRAHYCSEVELGEPQWINCDIRSFRVDILGQFGIIMADPPWDIHMELPYGTMADDEMRTLNVPALQTDGLIFLWVTGRAMELGRECLELWGYKRVEEIIWVKTNQLQRIIRTGRTGHWLNHSKEHCLVGIKGNPEVNRNIDTDVIVAEVRETSRKPDEMYPLLERISPRTRKLELFARMHNVHAGWMALGNQLQGVRLVDEGLRARFKAAYPDVEVQPASPPRASAMEVDSNSNQMRNAFAGGELKTAGTQFAEATASEAACAAEGKAVKSDVEMAS, encoded by the exons atgGAAACTCACTCGGACGGCACCGACGAAATCGCCGCCGTGAAGGAGCTCCGGCAACAACACGAAACCCGAATACAAACCCTACACAATGCTCAATTGGAACTCATCGCCTCTTTACAAACCCTGGTTCCCGACATCGTCTCTTCACTCGACCTCTCTCTCAAGACCATTTCGTCCTTCAATGGGAAACCATTTACCCCTTTACCCAACCCCCTCCCTAAtacccctaaccctaaccctaaTTTACTCGTCCCCCCGAAGATTAACCCCAATTCTAGCAGTGGTGCACCCGCAAAACCTATTTCGGAAGCTTCTGGAAGCGTTAATGAGAGGGATAAAATGGTAATTGATGAATGCGGGGGACCGTTGTCCGTCGTAAGGGCGATGGTTGCAGTGTGTTTGTTAGAGAGAGTGCCGTTTACGGCTATTGATTCGTCTACTTTGTTAAGGAAGTTAGAGAATGATCAGTCGCATACGGCTGCTGAAAAGGCGGCAATTAGGGAGCTCGGAGGGGAGTCGGGGCCAATAATGGCTGTGGAAATGGCTTTGAAATTAATGGCGGAGGATAATGCTTGTGTAGAATTGGAGAATTTTGTTGTTAGTGGAAAATCTAGGGTTATGGTGTTGAATATTGATAGGACTAGGTTATTGAAAGAGTTGCCCGAAAGTAAGCAAAATGAGGGTAGTAGTGTAAGTGGAGGTAatcggaataataataataataatcaggAAATGGTGAAAAGAGGAAGTGATAATGGAGGATTTATGGGAATGGGAAGGGCAATGAGTGAAATGTGGGAGCATTCACATATGCAGGGGATGACAGCTATGTTTCCCGGCAATATGGGTCCGAGAGGTGGGCATAGAGGTATGGTGGGTATGATGGGGATGCCTAGAGGTGTTGGTGTTCCGCCTCCGATGCCTAGACCACCAATGGGGCCAAATGGTGGGTTTGTAGGAGGAGGAAATTCTATTGCTTTGAAACCTAGGACAGAAGAAGATGATATGAAGGATTTAGAGAATATGTTGAATAAAAAGAGTTTTAAGGAAATGCAAAAATCGAAAACCGGGGAGGAGTTGTTGGACCTTATTCATCGACCTACCGCTAAGGAATCTGCCGTCGCTGCAAGG TTCAAAAGCAAAGGTGGTTCCCAGGTGAAGGAATATTGTTCAGCTTTAACAAAGGAAGATTGTCGACGCCAATCTGGTTCCTATATTGCTTGTGATAAG GTTCATTTTCGGCGAATAATTGCTGTGCATACTGATGTCAACTTAGGTGATTGCTCTTTTCTTGATACTTGCCGTCACATGAAG ACATGCAAATATGTCCATTATGAGCTTGACTCGACACCAGATGTATCACCCCTGATGATGGGAGCAGCTACCTTGCCCCCTCCGAAGCCTTTGAAGCCTCAGCGTGCTCATTACTGTTCAGAAGTAGAGCTTGGTGAACCACAATGGATTAATTGTGACATACGGTCATTTAGAGTGGATATTTTAGGGCAGTTTGGAATTATAATGGCTGACCCACCATGGGATATTCATATGGAATTGCCTTATGGGACAATGGCTGATGATGAAATGCGCACTCTAAATGTCCCTGCACTGCAAACTGATggtcttatattcctttgggtgACTGGACGTGCCATGGAGCTTGGGCGGGAATG TTTAGAACTTTGGGGTTACAAACGTGTTGAGGAAATCATTTGGGTTAAGACCAATCAACTTCAGCGAATCATCAGAACTGGTCGGACAGGCCATTGGCTCAATCACAGCAAGGAACACTGCCTTGTTGGAATAAAGGGAAATCCAGAGGTAAACAGGAATATTGATACTGATGTCATTGTAGCAGAGGTTCGGGAAACGAGTCGTAAGCCAGATGAG ATGTATCCTTTGCTCGAAAGAATTAGTCCAAGGACAAGAAAGTTGGAGTTATTTGCTCGGATGCACAATGTTCATGCTGG GTGGATGGCACTTGGAAACCAACTACAAGGGGTACGATTAGTTGATGAAGGGCTTAGGGCGCGGTTCAAGGCTGCATATCCAGATGTGGAGGTGCAACCTGCATCACCTCCAAGGGCGTCCGCAATGGAAGTAGATTCAAATTCTAATCAAATGAGGAATGCATTTGCAGGAGGGGAACTAAAGACTGCAGGGACCCAGTTCGCTGAGGCCACAGCTTCAGAGGCAGCCTGTGCAGCTGAAGGAAAAGCAGTAAAAAGCGATGTGGAGATGGCAAGCTAA
- the LOC107788399 gene encoding early nodulin-like protein 8 yields the protein MATLRIPRKYHSSYILFQFFLLMLIQTKVLCYQYKVGDLSAWNVPSSANKDVYTKWSKNHVFKIGDSIMFLYPPSEDSVIQVTKANYNSCNLKNPILYMNNGNSLFNITKPGEFYFTSGAEGHCEKLQKLHISIPGGNGTTYEEDSPAFAPSADSPAYPTVFGSIPVQSANQSSSGKLQISIFAAIGSVFLSLLLGSTIF from the exons ATGGCTACTCTTAGAATTCCAAGAAAGTACCATTCTTCGTACATTCTTTTTCAGTTCTTTCTATTAATGTTAATACAAACCAAAGTGTTGTGTTATCAGTACAAAGTTGGAGATTTAAGTGCTTGGAATGTACCCTCTTCTGCAAATAAAGATGTCTATACCAAATGGTCCAAGAATCATGTCTTCAAGATTGGAGATTCAATCA tGTTTTTGTACCCACCAAGTGAAGATTCAGTAATACAAGTGACGAAAGCGAATTACAATAGTTGCAACCTTAAAAATCCAATCTTGTACATGAACAATGGAAATTCTCTATTCAACATTACAAAACCTGGGGAATTTTACTTCACAAGTGGAGCAGAAGGACACTGTGAAAAGTTACAGAAACTACACATTTCAATACCAGGAGGAAATGGAACAACTTATGAAGAAGATTCGCCTGCTTTTGCTCCATCTGCAGATTCACCTGCTTACCCTACTGTTTTTGGCTCAATTCCTGTCCAATCTGCTAATCAATCATCTTCTGGGAAATTACAGATCTCTATTTTTGCTGCCATTGGATCAGTGTTTCTCTCGCTGCTTCTAGGAAGCACCATTTTTTAG
- the LOC107788398 gene encoding uncharacterized protein LOC107788398, whose translation MEAFYFLVFGALSAVVAALELSKTSKDRITTSPAFNSFKNNYILVYSLMMAGDWLQGPYVYYLYTTYGYGKGEIGHLFIAGFGSSMLFGTIVGSLADKQGRKRACVTYCITYILSCITKHSPQYKILMLGRILGGIATSLLFSAFESWLVAEHNKRGFDQQWLSLTFSKAIFLGNGLVAILSGLFGNVLVDTLNLGPVSPFDAASCFLAIGMIIILSSWTENFGDPSENKDLLTQFKGAAVAIASDEKIALLGAIQSLFEGSMYTFVFLWTPALSPNSEEIPHGFIFATFMLSSMLGSSLASRLLARSSLKVESYMQIVFAVSAVCLCIPVFTSFLVTPANEKGGGISFSGCIQLLGFCAFEACVGIFWPSIMKMRSQYIPEEARSTIMNFFRIPLNIFVCVVLYNVDAFPITVMFGMCSIFLFVASVLQKRLSVIAEKSKPQDWATHKEREMETAPLNA comes from the exons atggaagCGTTTTACTTTCTGGTGTTTGGGGCATTGAGTGCAGTAGTAGCTGCATTGGAGCTTAGCAAAACAAGCAAAGATCGAATAACAACCTCACCTGCTTTCAATTCTTTCAAGAACAATTACATCCTTGTCTATTCTCTCATGATGG CTGGTGATTGGCTGCAGGGTCCGTATGTCTACTACCTTTACACAACATATGGATATGGGAAGGGTGAGATTGGCCATCTCTTTATTGCTGGCTTTGGATCTTCCATGCTGTTTGGAACAATTGTTGGATCCTTGGCAGACAAACA GGGCCGAAAGCGGGCCTGTGTCACGTACTGCATCACTTACATTTTGAGCTGTATCACCAAACATTCTCCTCAGTACAAAATTTTGATGTTGGGCCGTATATTAGGAGGAATTGCCACCTCTCTCCTTTTCTCAGCCTTTGAGTCTTGGCTTGTCGCAGAGCATAATAAG AGGGGTTTTGATCAACAATGGCTATCATTAACATTCTCAAAAGCAATATTTCTTGGCAATGGTCTTGTGGCTATTTTGTCCGGGCTATTTGGAAATGTTCTTGTGGACACACTAAATTTGGGTCCTGTTTCTCCTTTTGATGCTGCTTCATGCTTCCTTGCTATTGGTATGATCATTATACTGTCATCTTGGACTGAGAATTTTGGTGACCCTTCAGAAAACAAAGACTTACTTACCCAATTCAAGGGTGCTGCTGTGGCAATTGCTTCTG ATGAGAAAATTGCACTGTTGGGTGCTATACAGTCACTATTCGAAGGTTCGATGTATACTTTCGTATTCCTGTGGACTCCTGCTCTGAGCCCTAATTCAGAGGAGATTCCTCATGGCTTCATCTTTGCAACTTTCATGTTGTCTTCAATGTTGGGCAGCTCCCTTGCATCTCGATTACTGGCTCGCTCATCTCTCAAAGTTGAAAGCTATATGCAGATTGTTTTTGCAGTATCTGCTGTCTGTCTCTGTATCCCTGTCTTCACAAGT TTCTTGGTGACACCTGCTAATGAAAAAGGTGGAGGCATTTCTTTTTCTGGCTGCATTCAGCTTCTTGGATTTTGTGCATTTGAGGCTTGTGTTGGAATATTTTGGCCTTCTATAATGAAAATGAGGTCCCAGTACATTCCTGAGGAGGCTAGGAGCACAATCATGAACTTTTTCCGCATTCCTCTCAATATCTTTGTATGCGTTGTGTTGTACAAC GTTGACGCATTTCCAATAACTGTTATGTTTGGCATGTGCTCTATTTTCCTCTTTGTGGCATCAGTCTTGCAGAAACGCCTCTCTGTTATTGCTGAAAAGTCGA AACCTCAAGATTGGGCAACACACAAGGAAAGAGAAATGGAAACCGCACCCCTAAATGCCTAA